From Mauremys mutica isolate MM-2020 ecotype Southern chromosome 15, ASM2049712v1, whole genome shotgun sequence, one genomic window encodes:
- the LOC123350006 gene encoding immunoglobulin superfamily member 1-like, translated as MKFFLRKAGHPNPQVQTVPDGPVAEFPITGVGREDGGSYTCDYHSIAEQSRWSYLSDPVEIIVGEPSYPKPSISLSPSWGVSLGGAMAIQCRGQHQGVRFVLNKERCHFPPVDSDGLEAEFPISNVSREDGGSYNCSYHSRSEPFNVSDPSDPVELVVRDPSLSRPSISLSPTGVTAPGADVTIRCEGQRRDVRFFLHKAGDLNPQQHMDPSGAGAEFRIPSVGRQHGGSYSCSYRPRSEPFVSSEPSDPS; from the exons ATGAAGTTCTTTCTGCGTAAAGCTGGACACCCGAACCCGCAGGTGCAGACGGTGCCTGATGGGCCTGTGGCTGAATTTCCCATCACCGGTGTCGGCCGGGAAGATGGAGGGAGCTACACCTGCGACTATCACTCCATAGCGGAACAGAGTCGCTGGTCATATCTGAGCGACCCCGTCGAGATCATtgtaggag agcccagctaccccaaacccagcatctccctgagccccagctggggggtctccctggggggAGCCATGGCCATCCAGTGTCGGGGGCAGCACCAGGGCGTGCGGTTCGTGCTGAATAAAGAGCGATGCCATTTCCCACCTGTGGATTCGGATGGGTTGGAGGCTGAGTTTCCCATCAGCAACGTGAGCCGGGAGGACGGCGGGAGCTACAACTGCTCCTATCACAGCAGGTCGGAGCCGTTCAACGTGTCGGACCCCagtgaccccgtggagctggtggtgagag atcccagcttatccagaccctccatctccctgagccccaccggggtcaccgccccaggggcagacgtcaccatccggtgtgaggggcagcgccgggacgtgaggttcttcctgcacaaggctggagacctgaacccaCAGCAACACATGGACCCttctggggccggggccgagttccgcatccccagcgtgggccggcagcacggagggagctacagctgcagctaccggccccggtcagagcccttcgtctcctcagagcccagcgacccc AGCTGA